One genomic window of Desulfitobacterium chlororespirans DSM 11544 includes the following:
- a CDS encoding RNA-binding protein, with protein MEYHIDRSALKFWTEKEMRLEGAHLLDLCNEALRKRKPVWTPFLGQALANWLEGILQREGLAFRLEGGFSDAERVRFLVVADPDVLDNVPSEIRALQATPTDPRGKLDHRQVLGSLMGLGLKREVIGDIRLTEQCCFVAVAQEIADFLLSQWDKAGRERIRVEAVEQDVEIPLEQGKERRITAASSRIDAVASSGFNVSRTMFQELIQQGKVKRNDRMVAKADLEVKPGDILSCRGYGRMRLLEFQETRKGRIAWNVILYTPHKH; from the coding sequence ATGGAATATCATATTGACCGCAGTGCCTTGAAATTTTGGACAGAGAAAGAGATGCGGCTGGAAGGAGCTCATTTGCTGGATTTATGCAATGAGGCCTTGCGAAAAAGAAAGCCGGTATGGACTCCTTTTCTGGGACAGGCGTTAGCTAATTGGTTGGAAGGCATCCTACAGCGGGAAGGTCTTGCTTTTCGGTTGGAGGGTGGGTTTTCCGATGCGGAAAGGGTGCGCTTTCTGGTGGTCGCAGATCCGGATGTTCTGGATAATGTCCCCAGCGAGATCCGGGCTTTGCAGGCAACCCCCACTGATCCTCGGGGCAAGCTCGACCATCGTCAGGTTTTAGGCTCCCTGATGGGTTTGGGGTTGAAGCGGGAAGTGATTGGGGATATACGTTTGACTGAACAGTGTTGCTTTGTGGCTGTTGCCCAGGAAATTGCCGATTTTCTTCTTAGTCAATGGGATAAGGCGGGAAGAGAACGGATCCGTGTGGAGGCCGTGGAGCAAGATGTGGAGATTCCCCTGGAACAGGGGAAAGAGCGGCGCATTACCGCAGCATCTTCCCGCATTGATGCGGTGGCTTCCAGCGGTTTTAATGTTTCCCGGACTATGTTCCAGGAGCTTATTCAGCAGGGGAAAGTTAAACGCAATGACCGGATGGTAGCCAAAGCGGATCTGGAAGTGAAACCTGGGGATATATTATCTTGTCGCGGTTATGGCCGTATGCGTTTGCTTGAGTTTCAAGAGACCCGCAAGGGGAGAATTGCATGGAACGTCATACTATATACACCTCATAAGCATTAA
- a CDS encoding DivIVA domain-containing protein, which yields MALTPIDIQNKEFRKGVRGYNTEEVNKFLESVSKEYEGVYAEIFELRDKVQRLEAELKQYKQLESTLQQTMVLAQQTADDVKQAARHEAELVLKEAEQEKTKRMSEAQKKLNQVNDEIEDLQKRREMIRTQLKSFLLAQLDLAEAFDKDRVS from the coding sequence ATGGCATTAACTCCCATCGATATTCAAAATAAAGAGTTTCGCAAAGGGGTTCGGGGTTATAATACTGAAGAAGTAAATAAGTTCTTGGAAAGCGTCAGCAAAGAATATGAGGGGGTCTATGCTGAGATTTTTGAACTGAGAGACAAAGTCCAGCGTCTTGAAGCGGAGTTAAAGCAGTATAAGCAGTTGGAGTCCACTTTGCAGCAGACCATGGTCCTGGCTCAGCAGACCGCGGACGATGTGAAGCAAGCGGCACGGCATGAAGCTGAGCTGGTCTTAAAGGAAGCTGAACAAGAGAAGACAAAGCGGATGAGTGAGGCGCAGAAGAAACTGAATCAAGTAAACGATGAAATTGAAGACCTGCAAAAACGCCGGGAAATGATTCGGACCCAATTGAAGTCTTTCTTGCTTGCTCAGCTTGATTTAGCGGAAGCTTTTGACAAAGATCGTGTTTCTTGA
- the ileS gene encoding isoleucine--tRNA ligase, with the protein MDYRNTLNLPETDFPMRGNLPQREPEILQKWEEEDIYATVQKARAGRPKFVLHDGPPYANGDIHLGHALNKVIKDIIVKYKTMAGFDAPYVPGWDTHGLPIEQQVIKKLGVNRHAVSVVEFRRMCKEYAKKYISIQKEQFKRLGVRGDWKNPYLTLEKEYEAAQIGVFGKMARKKYIYKGLKPVYWCPSCETALAEAEIEYAEKTSHAIYVKFPVKEGKGVLTDENTFVIIWTTTPWTLPANLAITLHEEFSYVQVQVEKEHWLVAEGMLESLRSLWNLELPVEKRFVGKELEGVICKHPFIDRDSVLILGEHVTLEAGTGCVHTAPGHGEEDFNVGKKYGLPVLCPVDHQGKFTAEGGAYAGMKVDKANPVIIEDLKNLHALVHEEKIKHSYAHCWRCNNPIIYRATEQWFASIDGFRKAALEEIDKVQWIPSWGKDRIYNMVADRGDWCISRQRTWGVPIPIFYCEDCGKEIISDETIAKVQEIFREEGSDAWFVRPAAELLPEGFTCSCGGKSFRKETDIMDVWFDSGTSHTSVLMERKELAWPADLYMEGSDQHRGWFNSSLSTSVAAYGKAPYKAVLTHGFLVDEKGRKMSKSLGNGVDPLQVTKEMGADILRLWVCAADYKNDVAVSPRIMKQMSEAYRKIRNTLRFLLSNLNDFDPAKDRVDYKDLPEIDRWALLQLGKVTQRVLQGYEKYEFHWVYHSVHNFCAVELSAIYLDIVKDRLYVEGKNSTLRRASQTVLYDVLNALVRLMAPVLTYTADEIWPYVPGVPAGSHVQTEEMPKVDPQWLDEALEQKWDTLLAVRSEVTKALEKARQDKLINHPLTAQVDLYPNTELEGFLRDIPNLSEIFIVSAVQLHSAGEEKPEGLSMAEDLAGFGIAVNSAAGEKCERCWIYDTGVGENQEHPTLCPRCASVVSHL; encoded by the coding sequence ATGGATTACCGGAATACCTTGAATTTACCGGAAACGGACTTCCCGATGCGGGGAAACCTGCCCCAGCGGGAGCCGGAAATTCTGCAGAAATGGGAAGAAGAAGATATCTATGCCACGGTGCAAAAGGCCCGGGCAGGGCGGCCGAAATTTGTTCTTCACGATGGCCCCCCTTATGCCAATGGTGATATTCACCTTGGCCATGCTTTGAATAAAGTGATCAAAGACATTATCGTCAAATACAAAACCATGGCAGGGTTCGATGCCCCCTATGTTCCCGGCTGGGATACTCATGGTCTGCCCATCGAGCAACAGGTCATCAAGAAATTAGGGGTCAATCGCCATGCTGTTTCGGTGGTGGAATTCCGCCGGATGTGCAAAGAGTACGCCAAAAAATATATCAGCATTCAGAAAGAGCAGTTTAAACGGTTAGGTGTGCGGGGAGATTGGAAGAATCCTTATTTAACCCTGGAAAAAGAGTATGAGGCCGCCCAAATCGGAGTCTTTGGTAAAATGGCCCGCAAGAAATACATCTATAAGGGCTTGAAGCCGGTCTATTGGTGTCCTTCTTGTGAAACGGCTTTGGCGGAAGCGGAAATCGAGTATGCTGAGAAGACCTCCCATGCCATCTATGTCAAGTTCCCCGTTAAGGAAGGGAAAGGGGTCCTTACTGATGAAAACACCTTTGTCATCATCTGGACCACTACCCCTTGGACTTTGCCTGCCAACCTGGCCATTACCCTGCATGAAGAATTCAGCTATGTCCAGGTGCAAGTGGAGAAGGAGCATTGGCTTGTCGCTGAAGGGATGCTGGAGAGCCTGCGTTCCCTTTGGAATCTTGAGCTCCCCGTGGAAAAGCGTTTCGTAGGCAAAGAACTGGAAGGTGTTATCTGTAAGCATCCTTTCATCGATCGGGATTCTGTACTCATTCTGGGGGAACATGTCACCCTGGAAGCAGGAACAGGTTGCGTTCATACCGCCCCCGGACATGGGGAAGAAGACTTTAATGTCGGTAAAAAATATGGGCTGCCTGTGCTTTGCCCTGTGGATCATCAAGGGAAGTTCACCGCTGAAGGCGGGGCCTATGCGGGCATGAAGGTGGACAAAGCGAACCCGGTGATTATCGAAGATCTTAAGAATCTCCACGCCTTGGTTCATGAGGAGAAAATTAAGCATAGCTATGCCCATTGCTGGCGTTGCAATAACCCCATTATCTACCGGGCCACAGAACAATGGTTTGCTTCCATCGATGGGTTCCGCAAAGCGGCCCTGGAGGAAATCGACAAGGTGCAATGGATTCCTTCCTGGGGCAAGGACCGTATCTATAACATGGTAGCCGATCGGGGAGACTGGTGCATTTCCCGGCAACGGACCTGGGGGGTTCCCATTCCCATTTTCTACTGTGAGGATTGCGGGAAAGAGATCATCAGCGATGAGACTATTGCCAAGGTTCAGGAAATCTTCCGTGAGGAAGGGTCCGACGCCTGGTTTGTTCGTCCCGCCGCCGAACTTTTGCCGGAGGGATTCACCTGTTCCTGCGGAGGTAAGTCTTTCCGCAAAGAGACGGATATCATGGATGTTTGGTTCGACTCCGGAACCAGCCATACCAGCGTCCTGATGGAACGGAAGGAGCTCGCCTGGCCCGCCGATCTGTATATGGAAGGATCGGACCAACACCGGGGCTGGTTTAACTCTTCTTTGTCCACATCGGTAGCCGCTTATGGAAAAGCTCCTTATAAGGCAGTTCTGACTCATGGTTTCCTGGTGGACGAAAAAGGACGCAAAATGTCCAAGTCTCTGGGCAATGGAGTTGACCCTTTGCAGGTAACGAAGGAGATGGGGGCGGATATCTTAAGGCTCTGGGTGTGCGCCGCCGATTATAAGAATGATGTGGCGGTATCACCACGGATTATGAAGCAAATGTCCGAAGCCTATCGCAAGATCCGCAACACCTTAAGGTTCTTGCTGAGCAATCTTAATGATTTTGATCCGGCTAAGGACCGGGTGGATTATAAAGATTTGCCGGAGATTGACCGCTGGGCTCTGCTGCAGCTGGGCAAAGTGACCCAGCGGGTATTGCAGGGGTACGAGAAGTACGAATTCCACTGGGTTTACCATTCGGTGCATAACTTCTGCGCTGTGGAGCTAAGCGCCATTTACCTGGATATCGTGAAAGACCGGCTTTATGTGGAAGGAAAGAATTCCACTCTGCGCCGTGCTTCTCAGACAGTGCTCTACGATGTCCTCAATGCCCTGGTGCGCTTGATGGCGCCGGTGCTGACCTATACGGCGGATGAGATTTGGCCTTATGTCCCAGGGGTACCTGCTGGTTCCCATGTCCAAACTGAGGAAATGCCCAAGGTTGATCCGCAATGGCTGGATGAAGCTCTGGAGCAAAAATGGGATACGCTGTTGGCGGTCCGCTCTGAGGTAACAAAGGCCTTGGAAAAAGCCCGTCAGGATAAATTGATCAACCATCCTTTGACAGCTCAGGTAGACCTGTATCCCAATACTGAACTGGAAGGATTCTTAAGAGATATTCCCAATCTGTCGGAAATCTTCATCGTCTCGGCAGTTCAGCTCCATAGTGCAGGAGAAGAGAAGCCTGAGGGTCTGAGCATGGCAGAAGACCTGGCGGGTTTCGGCATAGCCGTGAACTCGGCGGCAGGAGAAAAATGCGAGCGCTGCTGGATTTACGATACAGGAGTTGGGGAGAATCAAGAGCATCCTACCCTCTGCCCCCGCTGTGCTTCCGTTGTAAGCCATCTCTAA
- a CDS encoding sugar diacid recognition domain-containing protein — protein sequence MRLTESLANRIVDLIYSESGFHGIVCDATGTIIADSAKQRVGVAHAGAHRIMTTSIQDIKITAEDEMSSQGKQREGMNIAIVLEGEKLGTFGVAGPLNSVAPVAKVTAAMIAFLLRDEELKEVLKAHVERMGEALEQAAGAIQEMAASSEEVAGVSQTVATVAQNAKEHVKATEGVTEFIRRVSKQTNLLGLNAAIEAARAGEQGKGFSVVAGEVRKLADESNRSANEINDLLSTFQDTMEEIANGVFQNNVIAQEQAKATQEIAQMVEELQQVGTELNELAHKL from the coding sequence ATGAGGCTTACAGAGAGTCTGGCCAACCGGATCGTGGATTTGATTTATTCCGAAAGTGGGTTTCATGGCATTGTTTGTGACGCTACGGGGACCATTATCGCCGATTCGGCTAAACAGCGGGTTGGCGTTGCCCATGCGGGTGCACACCGCATCATGACGACCTCTATCCAAGACATCAAAATCACTGCAGAAGATGAAATGAGTTCGCAGGGAAAACAACGGGAAGGCATGAACATCGCCATTGTCCTCGAAGGTGAAAAGCTGGGGACCTTTGGTGTGGCCGGCCCTTTGAATAGTGTTGCTCCTGTAGCGAAAGTCACCGCGGCGATGATTGCTTTTTTACTCCGGGATGAAGAACTGAAAGAGGTTCTCAAGGCTCATGTGGAGCGGATGGGAGAGGCTCTGGAACAAGCGGCTGGAGCTATCCAGGAAATGGCGGCTTCTTCGGAAGAGGTGGCGGGGGTGAGTCAGACTGTGGCTACGGTAGCCCAGAATGCCAAAGAGCATGTTAAGGCCACGGAAGGTGTCACCGAATTCATTCGCCGGGTGTCGAAGCAGACCAATCTTTTAGGGCTTAATGCGGCCATTGAAGCGGCCCGTGCGGGAGAACAAGGAAAAGGATTCTCGGTAGTGGCGGGAGAAGTGCGCAAGCTGGCTGATGAAAGCAATCGTTCAGCCAATGAAATCAATGATTTGCTGAGCACCTTTCAGGATACTATGGAAGAGATCGCCAATGGGGTGTTTCAAAACAATGTCATAGCTCAAGAACAAGCTAAAGCCACTCAGGAGATTGCGCAGATGGTGGAGGAGCTGCAACAGGTCGGCACTGAATTAAACGAGCTGGCCCACAAGCTGTAA
- the gcvT gene encoding glycine cleavage system aminomethyltransferase GcvT has translation MTELKRTPLYEKHRQAGAKLIDFGGWEMPVQYAGVIEEHKAVRSKAGLFDVSHMGEVELKGKDSLAFLQYLLTNDVSRIQDNQIQYSPMCTSDGGVVDDLLVYRYNREHFLLVVNASNTDKDFAWMQAQAEGFEISLENRSGDFAQLALQGPLAEKILQKLTSMDLTQINYYWFKHGEVDGVLCLISRTGYTGEDGFEIYLPPEHAPRMWERILEVGGSEGVQPIGLGARDTLRFEARLPLYGNELGPDITPLEAGLGFFVKLEKERFIGKEALSAQKEKGVPRKLVGLEMIERGIARSHYPLQKEGKEIGFITSGSFSPTLNKNIALGLIPLEYAQMGETLDVIIRGKAVKARIIPSQFYKRQG, from the coding sequence GTGACGGAACTAAAAAGAACACCACTGTATGAGAAGCATCGCCAGGCCGGTGCGAAACTCATTGATTTCGGCGGCTGGGAAATGCCGGTTCAATACGCCGGAGTCATTGAGGAGCACAAGGCCGTGCGCAGCAAAGCGGGGCTTTTTGATGTCTCTCATATGGGTGAGGTGGAGTTGAAGGGAAAGGATAGCCTTGCTTTTTTGCAGTACCTATTGACTAACGATGTGTCGCGAATTCAGGATAACCAGATTCAGTATTCTCCCATGTGCACCTCTGACGGTGGTGTAGTGGATGATTTACTGGTGTATCGCTATAACCGGGAGCATTTTCTGCTGGTGGTCAATGCCTCCAACACGGATAAGGATTTTGCCTGGATGCAGGCTCAGGCTGAGGGCTTTGAAATAAGTTTGGAAAATCGCTCTGGGGACTTTGCCCAATTGGCTTTGCAAGGTCCTTTAGCGGAGAAAATCCTGCAAAAGCTGACAAGTATGGATTTAACACAGATCAACTACTATTGGTTTAAGCATGGGGAAGTGGATGGAGTCCTTTGCCTGATTTCCAGGACAGGGTATACCGGGGAAGACGGCTTTGAAATTTACCTGCCTCCTGAGCATGCTCCCCGGATGTGGGAAAGAATTCTTGAGGTTGGAGGGTCGGAAGGAGTTCAACCCATTGGTCTGGGCGCCCGGGATACTCTCCGCTTTGAAGCCCGACTGCCCTTATACGGCAATGAACTGGGGCCGGATATCACACCTTTGGAGGCCGGGCTAGGGTTTTTTGTCAAGCTGGAAAAAGAACGTTTTATTGGCAAAGAGGCCCTATCTGCACAAAAGGAGAAAGGTGTGCCAAGAAAGTTGGTAGGCCTGGAAATGATTGAACGGGGCATAGCCCGCTCCCATTATCCCCTTCAGAAAGAGGGAAAAGAAATCGGCTTTATTACGTCTGGCTCTTTTTCACCTACTTTAAACAAAAACATTGCCCTTGGCCTGATTCCCCTGGAGTATGCACAAATGGGGGAAACCTTGGATGTGATCATTCGTGGGAAAGCCGTTAAGGCCCGGATTATTCCTTCACAGTTCTACAAACGGCAGGGGTAA
- the gcvH gene encoding glycine cleavage system protein GcvH, with the protein MNPVELKYSKSHEWAKVEGNTVTLGITAHAQDSLGDVVFVELPDNDTTVVAGEAFGTVESVKAVSDMITPVSGRVIDYNQEVLDSPELLNDDPYGEGWLIKVEVEDLKVLDELLSAAEYEAFLAEEGQ; encoded by the coding sequence ATGAATCCAGTAGAATTAAAGTACAGCAAATCTCATGAGTGGGCTAAGGTCGAAGGAAATACCGTGACTTTAGGGATTACGGCTCATGCTCAGGACAGCTTAGGAGATGTGGTCTTTGTGGAACTGCCTGATAATGATACCACGGTGGTGGCCGGGGAGGCCTTTGGAACCGTGGAATCCGTCAAGGCCGTGTCGGATATGATTACTCCGGTTAGCGGCAGGGTTATCGATTATAATCAAGAGGTTCTGGATTCTCCTGAACTTCTCAATGATGATCCTTATGGTGAGGGATGGCTGATTAAAGTGGAAGTGGAAGATCTGAAGGTATTGGATGAACTCTTATCAGCCGCAGAATATGAGGCGTTTCTAGCGGAGGAGGGCCAATAA
- the gcvPA gene encoding aminomethyl-transferring glycine dehydrogenase subunit GcvPA yields MNYVPNTVDQQEQILTRIGVGSLEELFADIPESVRRQAQLKIREGLSELELVKYMGRLAAENKTVEEYTSYLGAGAYEHFIPSYVDQLLLRSEFYTAYTPYQPEISQGTLQAIYEFQTLVCELTGMDGANASMYDGASALAEAALMSCDASRRKKVLVPQTIHPEYREVLRTYLLPRGVEILEIPYKEGAVDSEALEKALNNEVAAVLLQSPNFFGMIEKAEEIGQMAHAKGGLLVMAVNPVSLGLLKSPGELGADIVVGEGQPFGNPLNFGGPYLGFLACREKYVRRMPGRIVGATKDKNGKKGYVLTLQAREQHIRREKAASNICSNEALCALAFTIHLSGLGKQGLKEMARLNLQKAHYGAEEIGKLPGMSLAFQGPFFHEFVIKTEVSPRQINEALLSHKIIGGLELSRFYPELDQHLLFCVTETKTKEDIDRLVAGMGEIQ; encoded by the coding sequence ATGAATTACGTGCCGAACACGGTGGACCAGCAGGAACAGATCCTCACCCGGATTGGAGTAGGCTCCCTTGAAGAGCTTTTTGCGGATATCCCGGAAAGCGTTCGGCGCCAGGCTCAATTGAAGATTCGGGAAGGGCTGTCTGAGCTGGAGCTGGTAAAATATATGGGCAGGCTGGCTGCAGAGAATAAAACGGTGGAAGAGTATACCTCTTATCTGGGAGCGGGGGCTTATGAGCACTTTATCCCCAGCTATGTGGATCAGCTCTTGCTGCGCTCGGAGTTCTATACGGCCTATACCCCTTATCAGCCGGAGATCAGCCAAGGGACCTTGCAGGCCATCTATGAGTTCCAGACTCTTGTCTGTGAGCTGACGGGAATGGACGGGGCCAATGCTTCCATGTATGATGGGGCGTCGGCCCTTGCCGAAGCAGCTTTAATGAGCTGCGACGCCAGCCGGAGAAAGAAAGTCCTGGTGCCCCAAACGATTCACCCGGAATACCGGGAGGTCCTCCGGACCTATCTGCTTCCCCGAGGGGTGGAGATCCTGGAGATCCCTTATAAGGAGGGAGCAGTAGACTCTGAGGCTTTAGAAAAAGCATTGAATAACGAGGTGGCGGCGGTTCTTCTCCAAAGCCCTAATTTCTTTGGTATGATCGAAAAAGCTGAAGAGATTGGCCAAATGGCCCATGCCAAAGGCGGACTGCTGGTGATGGCGGTTAATCCGGTATCTTTGGGATTGCTTAAATCTCCCGGGGAGCTGGGGGCGGATATCGTGGTGGGGGAGGGGCAGCCCTTTGGCAATCCCCTGAACTTCGGCGGCCCCTATCTGGGATTTCTGGCTTGCCGGGAAAAATATGTACGCCGGATGCCCGGGCGAATCGTCGGAGCCACCAAAGATAAAAACGGCAAGAAAGGCTATGTGCTCACTCTGCAAGCCCGGGAACAGCATATCCGCCGGGAAAAAGCAGCCTCCAATATCTGCTCTAACGAGGCCCTTTGTGCCTTGGCTTTTACCATTCATCTTTCGGGATTGGGAAAACAGGGATTAAAGGAGATGGCCAGGCTTAATCTGCAGAAGGCCCATTATGGGGCTGAGGAGATTGGCAAGCTTCCCGGCATGAGCCTTGCTTTCCAGGGTCCTTTCTTCCATGAGTTTGTGATCAAGACAGAGGTCAGTCCCCGGCAAATCAATGAAGCTCTTTTAAGCCATAAGATCATCGGCGGTCTGGAGCTTTCCCGCTTCTACCCTGAGCTGGATCAGCATCTTCTCTTCTGCGTAACAGAAACCAAGACCAAGGAAGATATCGACAGGCTGGTGGCCGGAATGGGGGAGATACAATGA
- the gcvPB gene encoding aminomethyl-transferring glycine dehydrogenase subunit GcvPB — translation MRALEPLIFELSREGRTGVSLPPCDVPEIPLEDLIPQEFLRDKEPELPEVSEVDVVRHFTRLSSFNHGVDTGFYPLGSCTMKYNPKVNEKLARLPGFSQIHPYQPEELTQGALGLMVELQEELAEITGMDAFTLQPAAGAHGEMTGILIIKAYHDHRQDVKRRKVIVPDSAHGTNPATGAMAGYDIVQVPSNERGGVDIEALRQVASDEVAALMLTNPNTLGLFDENILEIAEIIHSVGGLIYYDGANANAIMGIARPGDMGFDVVHLNLHKTFSTPHGGGGPGSGPVGVKAFLAPYLPKPVAIRTPEGRYSWDDDRPLSIGRVRAFQANFGVLVKAYAYIRALGGEGLKAASQNAVLNANFLMSILKDHYHLPYDRVCMHEFIITPKNLKDYGIHTLDIAKRLLDYGYHPPTIYFPLIVEEAMMIEPTETESLETLEQFAQVMIQIAEEVKQDAEMVKNAPYDTLVTRLDETGAARKPDLRWRKS, via the coding sequence ATGAGAGCCTTGGAACCGCTGATTTTTGAACTAAGCAGAGAAGGGAGAACGGGGGTAAGCCTGCCTCCCTGTGATGTACCGGAAATTCCTCTCGAGGATCTGATTCCTCAAGAGTTTTTAAGAGATAAGGAACCTGAACTGCCGGAAGTCTCCGAGGTGGATGTGGTCCGTCACTTTACCCGGCTCTCTTCCTTCAATCACGGAGTGGATACAGGCTTTTATCCTTTAGGCTCCTGCACTATGAAATATAACCCTAAGGTCAATGAGAAACTGGCCCGTTTGCCGGGCTTCAGTCAGATTCATCCCTATCAGCCGGAAGAATTAACTCAAGGCGCCTTGGGCTTGATGGTTGAACTCCAGGAGGAACTTGCCGAGATTACCGGCATGGATGCCTTTACCTTGCAGCCCGCTGCCGGTGCCCATGGGGAGATGACCGGGATTCTGATCATCAAGGCCTACCATGACCACCGTCAGGATGTTAAGCGCAGGAAGGTCATTGTTCCCGATTCTGCTCATGGGACCAACCCGGCCACAGGGGCCATGGCCGGCTATGACATTGTTCAGGTGCCCAGCAATGAGCGGGGAGGGGTGGACATCGAGGCGTTGCGCCAGGTGGCCAGTGATGAAGTGGCTGCCTTGATGCTGACCAACCCTAATACTCTGGGATTATTTGATGAAAACATCCTGGAAATCGCTGAAATCATCCACTCTGTGGGGGGCCTGATCTATTATGACGGAGCCAACGCCAATGCTATCATGGGCATAGCCCGCCCTGGGGATATGGGCTTTGATGTGGTGCATCTTAACCTGCACAAGACCTTTTCCACACCCCATGGCGGGGGAGGCCCAGGGTCAGGCCCGGTAGGGGTGAAGGCATTCCTCGCTCCCTATCTGCCTAAACCTGTGGCAATCCGGACCCCTGAGGGCCGTTACTCATGGGATGACGACCGTCCGCTCTCCATTGGCCGGGTAAGAGCTTTTCAGGCTAATTTCGGAGTCTTGGTAAAGGCCTATGCCTATATCCGGGCCTTAGGCGGGGAGGGGCTGAAAGCCGCCTCTCAGAATGCCGTCCTCAACGCCAATTTCCTGATGAGCATCCTGAAAGACCATTATCACCTGCCCTATGACCGGGTGTGCATGCATGAGTTTATCATCACTCCCAAAAATCTGAAGGACTATGGCATCCATACCCTGGATATTGCCAAGCGGCTTTTGGATTATGGCTATCACCCGCCGACGATCTACTTCCCTCTCATTGTGGAAGAGGCCATGATGATCGAGCCTACAGAGACAGAGAGCCTGGAGACTCTGGAGCAATTTGCCCAAGTGATGATCCAAATCGCTGAAGAAGTGAAGCAGGACGCAGAAATGGTGAAAAATGCCCCCTACGATACCTTGGTTACCCGTCTGGATGAAACAGGGGCTGCCCGCAAACCCGATCTGCGCTGGCGGAAATCATAG